The Colias croceus chromosome 18, ilColCroc2.1 genome has a window encoding:
- the LOC123699907 gene encoding homeobox protein CDX-1-like: MDLSSAQSSSKCNSDFSIERILSDDSSSREVSQAPSWLCCTRYQPPRLPRTTTACRSRRSGRHARVPFTASQAAALEAAYSRSPYLAPPALRALAAALQLRDDRIKIWFQNRRARERREKSGSIQPPQSVALPSTNQRLPLPSGLWLTPSSGKDQDMLSTDAGPIFRQNVEPQRIDFVKNLYARADSESDSNDSSYEATVDVEAID, translated from the exons ATGGATCTTTCATCTGCGCAGTCCAGTTCTAAGTGCAATTCTGATTTTAGTATAGAGAGGATATTGAGTGATGATTCGAGTAGTAGAGAAGTTAGCCAAGCACCCAGTTGGTTGTGCTGCACGAGGTACCAGCCGCCGCGGCTACCAC GAACCACGACAGCGTGTCGGTCACGTCGGTCAGGTCGGCACGCGAGGGTTCCCTTCACGGCCTCGCAGGCAGCGGCGCTGGAGGCCGCGTACTCGCGCTCGCCGTACCTCGCACCGCCTGCGCTGCGAGCATTGGCTGCGGCCTTGCAGTTGAGAGATGATCGA aTTAAAATATGGTTCCAAAATAGGAGAGCTCGCGAAAGAAGGGAAAAGAGTGGCAGTATACAACCACCACAAAGCGTAGCTTTACCATCGACTAACCAAAGACTTCCTTTGCCAAGTGGATTATGGCTTACTCCTTCTTCTGGGAAAGATCAAGACATGCTATCTACAGATGCAGGTCCTATATTTCGGCAAAATGTAGAACCACAAAGAATAGATTTTGTTAAGAACCTTTACGCTCGTGCTGACTCTGAAAGTGACTCCAATGATAGTAGTTATGAAGCAACTGTAGATGTTGAAGCTATCGACTGA
- the LOC123699454 gene encoding aldo-keto reductase family 1 member A1-like, which yields MSVPEYFVLDNGDRMPRIGFGTWQTSDEVLEKAVDAALNAGYKHIDTARAYENEATIGKALKRWIGDDDDKRKDLFIVTKLPPGGNRPELVEEYFLASYNDLGLKYIDMYLMHVPFSFEHVPGDLHPKNPDGSMKVDLTTDIVSTWKAMQKLKDSGKVRHLGVSNMNEEQLKRLCEIAKPECLQVEVHILCQQKPLISAANRLGIPIVAYSPLGSKALADMLATKTGREYPSQLDLPAVKEIAKKHNRTPAQILLRYLLQHGVAAIPKSTDPTRIKQNISVWDFELNEAEFNELRSLDQGEDGRICDFAFFRGVEKHPEFPFKK from the exons ATGTCTGTACCAGAATATTTTGTACTTGATAATGGAGACCGCATGCCCAGAATCGGATTTGGAACGTGGCAA ACTTCAGATGAGGTGTTGGAAAAAGCTGTTGATGCAGCGCTGAATGCTGGTTACAAACATATTGATACCGCAAGAGCTTATGAAAATGAAGCGACTATAGGTAAAGCACTAAAGCGCTGGATTGGAGATGACGATGACAAAAGGAAAGATCTTTTCATAGTCACCAAGTTACCCCCTGGAG gAAATCGACCGGAGCTTGTTGAAGAGTACTTTCTGGCTTCTTATAACGATTTAGGACTAAAATACATTGACATGTATCTTATGCATGTACCGTTTTCTTTTGAACATGTGCCTGGTGATCTGCACCCTAAAAACCCTGATGGAAGCATGAAGGTTGACCTCACGACAGATATCGTTAGTACTTGGAAG GCGatgcaaaaattaaaagattccGGCAAGGTCCGTCATTTGGGAGTGTCTAATATGAATGAAGAACAATTAAAACGCTTGTGTGAAATAGCAAAACCGGAATGTCTTCAAGTGGAGGTGCACATTTTATGCCAACAAAAACCTCTCATATCTGCAGCCAACCGTTTAGGAATACCTATTGTAGCTTACTCGCCATTAGGCTCCAAAGCTCTTGCTGATATGCTGGCTACCAAAACTGG GCGGGAGTACCCGAGTCAACTAGACCTGCCGGCAGTGAAAGAAATAGCCAAGAAACATAATCGCACTCCGGCCCAGATTTTATTAAGATACCTATTGCAGCACGGTGTGGCAGCCATTCCTAAAAGCACAGACCCTACAAGGATAAAACAG aacatCAGTGTATGGGACTTTGAGCTTAATGAGGCAGAGTTCAATGAGCTAAGAAGCTTGGATCAGGGAGAAGATGGCCGTATTTGTGATTTCGCTTTCTTCCGAGGTGTTGAGAAACATCCGGAATTCccttttaaaaaatag